From the Sebastes umbrosus isolate fSebUmb1 chromosome 23, fSebUmb1.pri, whole genome shotgun sequence genome, the window attatcataaagtgggcatgtctgtaaaggggagactcgtgggtatccatagaacccattttcattcacatatcttgaggtcagaggtcaagggacccctttgaaaatggtcaaacagtttttcctcatccaaatttagcgtaagtttggagcgttatttaactgcAGGATTAATAACGCTtatttaatgcaggacttttacttgtaattgatatttttatactatgatattGTTGCTTTTGCTTTGGGCTTTTTACTTTATAGTAAATAATGCAACAGCTCCCTCTAATGGTATAAATTGGCATTACttgtatttcattattattagtgtaAATCAGTTTTGTCCAGTCCCTCTTTggcttattatttttatgaaaagTGACACTGTGACAGAATAAACAAcaactaacaaaaaaaataaaaataaatagaccCAATAAAGCACCACAATGCAACAACTGACAggaaaatctatgaataaaacACTTAAACTATAATAAAACTAACATCTAACAGTCTGACATCAAACTGTGAACACCAAACAGTTCTGAAAACACTAGAATgacaactttaaaaacacaataatagtTAACttccccatcatcatcatcatcaccaccaacaacaacaacaacaacaacaacgtcaCGTATCGAGGACGCGCTCGAGCCAGCACCACGCGACAGAGGACTGGACAAGATGGCGATCACTGTAGCAACAGAGGAGTTAACCGCCGTGAAGGAGGAGAAGACGCTCGGTAAGGATGGATCTCTTTCTCTCATAACACTCACTACCAACAACACGGTAACACTGGAGCCTCTGCTACTGTCTGTGGTTGTTTAAACACATCCAGCCGGGTTGTTTTAAAGCCGAGCCGGAGCTGACCTCTCCGGGGTAAACTTGTTAGGATTAACCGCAGCAGCTAGGCTAATGCTAACTAGCATGCTAGGCTAATGCTAGCATGCTAGGCTAATGCTAAGAGGGAAGCAAGCCTGGTTGGCTAATGCTAGTTAGCATGCTAGGCTATTGCTAGCTAGCATGCTAGGGGCTCACTAATCTCTTTATTTAATACAGGAAAAACGACAGATCTCACACACGTGGCGCTTGTTTGTGTTTACTTGTATTTAAAGCAATTTCAGACACTTCTCCTCTAATGTTTTTACACTGATTTAGATGTATTATTTCAGTATTTTGCTGTATCAATTACACGCTTAGCTCGCTAACCTTAGCAGGAGAGGTTACCTAAAAAGAAGTTGCACTGTGTTTTGGACTCTCCTTATCACGCTGTCTTTGTTTGCTGTTGTGTCCTACAGTTTGGTGAGAGACTAGACACGCTGATGGGGGTTTGTTGAGGCTTATTTAACCCGTGTTAGTGTGAGGTTTGTGGGGTGTTTTCAGCCCACTTCAGACCACGCAGTCACAAGGACAAACCAAAGCGCGCTAACTTTGCTGATAAAAACTTGGGGTGACATTTAGAAACTCTGGAGCAACTCTCCCAAGAGTCTTCACACTGTTTGCTGTATTACATGACATCAAGTCAATGACTTTATCCTGCAGAGCTAAGTGATTACTGTAACTCACAATCTGGACAGTCCTTAGTGAGGCTCTGATGTGGACAACTTTGCTGATAAAAACTTGGGGTGACATTAGAAAACTCTGGAGCAACTCTCCCAAGAGTCTTCACACTGTTTGCTGTACTACATGACATCAAGTCAATGACTTTGTCCTGTAAAGCTCCGTGATTACTGTAACTCACAGATTACACAACTTACAGTGACATCAAAGTGCCACGTTATTCTGCACCTTTTATTGTAGGAACATGATCATGATACCACCTGAACCTCTGTGGTTTAGCAATCTTAACAGGATTCTATCACTTTATCAACAGGGTCTGTCTTGGATCCATATCACACACTCATGACAGCACAATCTGATAAACATTTTACTGAGTAAACCCCAAGTCAATGACTTTATCCTGTAAAGCTCAGTGATTACTGTAACTCACAATGTGGACAGTCCTTAGTGAAGATCTGATGTAGACAACCTTGCTGATAAAAAAGTGGGGTGACATCAGAAAACTCTGGAGCAACTCTCCCAAGAGTCTTCGCACTGTTTGCTGTATTACAGGATCAAGTCAATGATTTGATCCTGTAAAAGCTCAATGATTAATGTAACTCACAATGTGGACAGCCCTCAGTGAGGCTCTGATGTGGACATTAGAGTTGCTGATTACAGTGACAGTAAAGTGCCACGTTATTCTGCACCTTTATTGCTTGAGATCATgataagataatataagatattcctttattagtcctgcagtgggggaatttgcagtgtacggcagcaaaggggatagtgcaaaagtaaagatgcatcagctaacagtaaaaaaaaaaagagctaaacaaagtgtaacaaaatatgaaccatttaaataaatggaAGTAGACGCCTACTTTTAACCTGGATGCTTTCAatcatattgttgttgtttttttaaagtgtttaatGGAATGAAGCAAGACATTTCTGAAGTTAGAAACCTCATGTCCCAACTTTCCTGTGCTCTAATCCCTCCATCACTTTCCCCTTTCCGCTGCCTACGCCATTTCTGGTTTCCACTCTTTCATTTCCCCCAGCAAAGGTAGTCCTGTACTCAGACAAAAGGCTGCACCACTTTGCAAGCTCAGTCCCCCTTTTGTTGGATAATCTTACTTCTTTGACCCCAGTGGGGGGTTTGATAGGGCTCAGCCCACTCAAGGATCCCCACTTTCTCAGCTGAGGTACACCGACGCCCCCAGGGATGTGAAAAGAGGACTGATTGTTGGGTTTAGTTGTCTTCAAACCAAAGTACAATCCACAGTTTTTTTCTCCCACAGTCAGAAGCTTCAACgttttaacactactttaatgcgacttgcaatttttaggttgtaacaggctcagtttcaaggctaccaaccatgtcatactagcttgtcgcgaaggaggttaaataacactccaaacttacactaagttttggcaaggaaaaactggcatggccattttcaaagggatcccttgacctctgacctcaagatatgtgaatgatattttaaatcgattgacaacaTTCGTTCATATCCATGTGAAGTTACCCTGGCTGCTGTCACTGAGTTACTATCTCTGAATAAGCTCAAAGGTTTGTCTTGTTGATGGTTTCACATCCAGCTTCAACAGCCTGTGTTAACTTAACACACCTTTCTGTTTGTCAGTGGACGTGCCTGGCAACACTCAGCGCCGTAATGTTTATCAACCACTTATTTCACTGTTGGCCCGTGTTTCTGTTTCGGCCTGCTGGCCACCTGGCTGTGTGCCGCGGTTTACTGTGTAGAGCTATTGCCTCATAAAACCGAGTGATCGGAGGTTAGACGTAGTGACTTCGAGATAAtaattttattgtgtgtttccaggaaaagaacaGGATGTCGTTATGATATGACACCGAATGTGCTTTTTTTAACTATATGTTTGGCCTCTAAGTGTAGATGATCAAACAATATGAAGACAAGATTACAAGATCATAATTATGTAGAACTTATAGATCTGTTTTGAAGCACAGATCAGTTTTAATTTCCCAGTATCTGCTCTATGATTCCATCTTGACTGACCACAtctgtcctctctcccctctAGACGCCACCATGCCCTGGTAGGGTCCCATTTCTAAGCTCGCCATGGTCACCATGGTGATATGAAGCCAGTGTGAAacgttgacacacacacagagacacacacagacagtcagTTATTGACTGACGCAGCCAGCCAGCGCAGCGGGCCGGAGTGTGTAATGGACAGATGTAAGCATGTGGGGAGGCTGCGGCTGGCCCCGGACCACTCCATCCTCAACCCCCAGAAGTGGCACTGCGTCGACTGCAACACCAGCGAGTCTATATGGGCCTGCCTGGGCTGCGCTCACGTGGCGTGCGGGCGCTACATCGAGGAGCACGCTCTGCAGCacttccagcagcagcaccacccgCTGGCCATGGAGGTTAATGAACTTTACGTCTTTTGTTACCTGTGTGACGACTACGTTCTGAATGACAACGCCACCGGAGATCTGAAGCTGCTTCGCAGCACGCTCAGTGCCATCCAGAGCCAGCGCTATGAGGTCACCACCCGCAGTGGCCGCACCCTCCGCTCTGCTAGCGCCGCCCCCGATGCCCTCATGCCGTCCGGCGCCCGTGAGCTGCAGCTGAGGGACGAGGACAGGATGTTTACAGCGCTCTGGCACCGCCGCAGAGCGCTCATGGGACGCGTCTTTCGCTTCTGGTTTGCACTGACAGAATGCGGaaagaagagggaggaagaagagaggaagagggaggaggaggaagagcagaaaCGGGAGGCGAGGGAGAGGAGGCGGGTTCTAAAAAGGCAGCTACAGGACGAGCTGGAGAACGCCCCTCTCAGGAAGAGTCGCCGCTTACGTCGGAAGAGCCAGAGAGTTGCAGATGCGGCAGTCACAACGCCTCAGAGGACACGCAACAAGACAATATCCCCCGTGCCCCCATCGCTCACCTGCAGGACGAGGACTCAGAGCCCTGCCGCTGTCACGCCCAGAAGAAGTGAACGGACGAAAAACGTCCACCCACCTCCCAAACCCCGGACCCGTTCTTCTACCACCAAATCAAAGCCCAAAACGCCCTCAGCGCCCCCCCGTCCTGCCCAAACACCTGTTCGCCGCAAGCAGAGTACCAAACAGGGTGGCTCGCCCTTCAAACGGCGTCCCACGGTCACTCCCGGAGTGACGGGCCTGAGGAACTTAGGCAACACCTGTTATATGAACTCCATCCTGCAGGTGCTGAGCCACCTTCACGTCTTCAGGGAGTGCTTCCTGCGCCTGGATCTGACCCAGGCGCTGGAGCTACTGGCGTCTGCCGTCCACGGCCAACTGGCAGGGAACGCCTCGTCCCAGTCCCCCCTGATCCAGAGGAGGGGGTTCCAGACCAGTTCAGGGTCTGGCGCCGGGCTGAGCGGCGGGGCGTCGCGGACCCGCAGCATGGAGCTGATCCAACCCAAAGAGCCCAGCTCGAAGCACATCTCGCTCTGCCACGAGCTGCACACCCTGTTCCAGGTCATGTGGTCGGGCAAGTGGGCGCTGGTCTCGCCTTTTGCCATGCTCCACTCGGTGTGGCAGCTAATCCCGGCATTCAGGGGCTACGCCCAGCAGGACGCGCAGGAGTTCCTGTGCGAGCTGTTGGACAAGGTGCAGCACGAGCTGGAGAACACCGGCAAGCACACGACCACCGCAGGAGTCCCGCAGAAACGACTCATCAAGCAGGTGCTCAGCGTGGTCAACACCATCTTCCACGGTCAGCTGCTCAGCCAGGTAcgacatacatacacacacacacatacacacacctgctAACACCTTCACTTAACCATTGGGTAACACAAGCTTCACCTTTCACCCAGGGTTTTTAAGGTTGAGTTGCTGATGGTTTTACCTTTTCTTTGCTCTCTTCCATGTTAACACAGTATTGATCTTCGATACAGCCCTGAGTAGAACTGAAATGATTTGTCAATTCATCCGTTAGTCGATCGCCAGAAAAATAATAGTGTCTATTTGCACACCAGAGAGAAAAGTCATACGGCAGCTTCTCGGCTATTTACACCCGGCCCAGTTGAATATGCTACTTAAAAagatttagtagtagtagtagtagtagtaatactgTAGTAGTAATATAAAGAGCGACGAAATGTGTGCAGGGAGTAGGTTGTGGCCACCTTTCACCCATGAGACGCCTATTTTCACACTTAGATGacctattattattttcagtctcagtttggtttaggcatcaaaactacttggtagtgtgtgttgttgtttgctacGGACAGCTGGGTGCTTGTCTCTGCCATGCTATTTACACCGGTGTGCAAATAATATTGTTGGCTTCTGACACCTGGGTGCTAAATAGCTTCTGCTGAAAAATAATCTGCCACTAactgtcatttttcatgcaaaattaGTGACAAAATGCAGTCTGGTTTCTAGTGCTCCAGTGTGAGGccttgctgcttttctttgtcatttattATACTAAACCGAATACCTtttagttttggactgttgttcgGATACAACAAGGCAtttgaaattgaaaatgtaatatcAGTTGAATAGTTTCACtccattttcaaagtaaaaggaCCCACTTCTTGATGTAAAAATTATACTTTTGCTATTTTTTGTGTGCTTAGAGTGTGATTGTGAGACCTGGTTTAATGTTTACAGACATATGAGCAGCTGATGACAATATTTCGATGTATACAACCAAAGTTCAAGATCACATCCAGTAGCTAATGGAGGAAAAACGTAGAGAGAGTAGTGAGTTAGTATGAGGACGAGGGATCAGCGTCTACTTGTGGAGGCCGATCACACACTGTGACACCTGCTCCTGCTGAATAGAGGCCTGTGTGGGGGGTTTGGGGTCTCTGTGGCTACTCACCACtttgtatttcttatatttttgaTACAGTATAAAGAGACAGGAAACCAGCACACCAGGTGGCCGGGATAGTTAGAATAATATTCTATGTATAATATGTCTGTATTTCCCTCCCCTCTGGTGTGCAGGTGACGTGTCTGGCCTGCGACCACCGCTCCAACACCGTGGAGCCGTTCTGGGATCTGTCTCTGGAGTTCCCGGAGCGATACCACAGTAATAGCAGGGAGTCGGCCGCTCAGGCGTCGTGCCATTTGACGGAAATGCTGGCCAAGTTCACAGAGACTGAAGCGCTGGAGGGAAACATCTATGCCTGTGAGCAGTG encodes:
- the usp44 gene encoding ubiquitin carboxyl-terminal hydrolase 44 gives rise to the protein MDRCKHVGRLRLAPDHSILNPQKWHCVDCNTSESIWACLGCAHVACGRYIEEHALQHFQQQHHPLAMEVNELYVFCYLCDDYVLNDNATGDLKLLRSTLSAIQSQRYEVTTRSGRTLRSASAAPDALMPSGARELQLRDEDRMFTALWHRRRALMGRVFRFWFALTECGKKREEEERKREEEEEQKREARERRRVLKRQLQDELENAPLRKSRRLRRKSQRVADAAVTTPQRTRNKTISPVPPSLTCRTRTQSPAAVTPRRSERTKNVHPPPKPRTRSSTTKSKPKTPSAPPRPAQTPVRRKQSTKQGGSPFKRRPTVTPGVTGLRNLGNTCYMNSILQVLSHLHVFRECFLRLDLTQALELLASAVHGQLAGNASSQSPLIQRRGFQTSSGSGAGLSGGASRTRSMELIQPKEPSSKHISLCHELHTLFQVMWSGKWALVSPFAMLHSVWQLIPAFRGYAQQDAQEFLCELLDKVQHELENTGKHTTTAGVPQKRLIKQVLSVVNTIFHGQLLSQVTCLACDHRSNTVEPFWDLSLEFPERYHSNSRESAAQASCHLTEMLAKFTETEALEGNIYACEQCNSARRRSSSKPVLLTEAQKQLMVHKLPQVLRLHLKRFRWSGRNHREKIGVHVSFDQLLDMEPYCCLEPSPKGVPCSVPSSPSSPGSPRPKHFLYDLSAVVMHHGKGFGSGHYTSYCYNTEGGFWVHCNDSKLNVCSVDEVCRAQAYILFYTQRVTQDKDRPL